A stretch of the Polyangiaceae bacterium genome encodes the following:
- a CDS encoding AraC family transcriptional regulator ligand-binding domain-containing protein, translating into MPPEEVVATLDLSLEELTHPDARVPLSTFTALVRRAERLTGEPGLAYHAALSTRVSWHGFVGFAAMTASTLGEALELAERFGRTRTDAVSLVSHRDGDSVSVLLEEHVPLGELREFFVTALFLGIAIIGEGLAGRPLEGRVDVRHAEPSYFPRFLRALPALGALCFGQPVDRIVIPAAVLALPVVSADPAATRLAREQCERELAALGEGSRVVTRLRGLFQREGFVALPVAARALGVSTRTLKRRLAEQETSFSRVQDDVRRGRALVLLNDPRVSLDEIAARLGYSDTANFSRAFRRWTGATPGEVRARGRRPG; encoded by the coding sequence GTGCCACCGGAGGAGGTGGTCGCGACCCTCGACCTCTCCCTCGAGGAGCTGACCCACCCCGACGCGCGCGTGCCGCTGTCCACCTTCACCGCGCTGGTGCGTCGCGCCGAGCGCCTGACCGGAGAGCCGGGCCTCGCCTATCACGCGGCGCTCTCCACGCGGGTCTCGTGGCACGGCTTCGTCGGCTTCGCGGCCATGACCGCGAGCACGCTGGGCGAGGCGCTCGAGCTCGCCGAACGCTTCGGGCGCACGCGCACCGACGCCGTCTCGCTGGTCAGCCATCGCGACGGCGACAGCGTGTCGGTGCTCCTCGAGGAGCACGTGCCGCTGGGCGAGCTGCGCGAGTTCTTCGTGACGGCGCTGTTTTTGGGCATCGCCATCATCGGCGAGGGGCTCGCCGGCCGTCCCCTCGAGGGGCGCGTGGACGTACGCCACGCCGAGCCCAGCTACTTCCCACGCTTTCTGCGCGCGCTCCCGGCCCTGGGCGCGCTCTGTTTCGGCCAGCCCGTCGACCGCATCGTGATCCCCGCGGCTGTCCTGGCCTTGCCGGTGGTGAGCGCCGATCCGGCAGCCACCCGCCTGGCCCGCGAGCAGTGCGAGCGCGAGCTGGCCGCGCTGGGCGAAGGCTCGCGGGTCGTGACCCGGCTGCGCGGGCTCTTCCAGCGCGAGGGCTTCGTGGCGTTGCCGGTCGCCGCGCGCGCCCTCGGCGTCTCGACGCGCACGCTCAAGCGCCGCCTCGCTGAGCAAGAGACCTCGTTCTCCCGGGTCCAGGACGACGTGCGCCGGGGGCGCGCCCTCGTGCTCCTGAACGACCCCCGCGTCTCGCTCGACGAGATCGCCGCGCGCCTGGGCTACTCGGACACCGCGAACTTCTCCCGCGCCTTCAGGCGCTGGACCGGAGCCACGCCCGGCGAGGTGCGCGCGCGCGGCAGGCGCCCCGGCTGA
- a CDS encoding trypsin-like peptidase domain-containing protein yields MAEEGGGLAVLRGVVKVLALAVGFVLTLVSLMALVGGLTPNGWARFGVALVAAIAVPAVLTDRLLPEGDDLSRAKGLPSDVFAVSWLGFGVLFVVALGGLSRPMLVREGDRLAASGFGAAAKLVFLLGGAKPEPAGAAPAPSGSAAASVASGAADPAPSATPDPAGSSLPDAGPPKKKEDKGELGPAELFKKLSPSVVTVSFKIRDNDGGGTGFLLDRTGTIATNHHVVAQADTLTVKFINGAVYDDVELLVEDAGQDLALLRVELGKPKEGQAPKTDPVELGDSDGVEVGERVLSIGNPLGLEHTLTDGLVSQRRTYMGRQWIQMTAPVSPGNSGGPLFNMKGKVIGVTTAIVGPIVGQNLNLAVPINTLKALVRPEYPQRRKFGKSGKSSTW; encoded by the coding sequence ATGGCGGAAGAAGGAGGAGGGCTCGCGGTCCTGCGCGGCGTCGTCAAGGTCCTCGCGCTCGCCGTCGGCTTCGTGCTCACGCTGGTCTCGCTGATGGCGCTGGTCGGCGGCCTCACGCCGAACGGCTGGGCGCGCTTCGGCGTGGCGCTGGTCGCCGCCATCGCGGTCCCCGCCGTGCTCACCGATCGCCTGCTGCCCGAGGGCGACGACCTGTCGCGGGCCAAGGGCTTGCCGAGCGACGTGTTCGCCGTGTCGTGGCTCGGGTTCGGGGTCTTGTTCGTGGTCGCGCTCGGCGGCCTGTCGCGACCCATGCTCGTGCGCGAGGGCGATCGACTGGCAGCCTCGGGCTTCGGAGCAGCCGCCAAGCTCGTATTCCTGCTCGGCGGCGCCAAGCCGGAGCCAGCCGGCGCGGCCCCGGCCCCGAGCGGCTCCGCCGCCGCGTCCGTCGCAAGCGGCGCCGCCGACCCCGCGCCGAGCGCCACGCCGGACCCAGCGGGCTCCTCGCTGCCCGATGCGGGTCCGCCGAAGAAGAAGGAAGACAAGGGCGAGCTCGGCCCCGCCGAGCTGTTCAAGAAGCTCTCACCGTCCGTGGTGACGGTCAGCTTCAAGATCCGCGACAACGACGGCGGTGGCACGGGGTTCCTGCTGGACAGGACCGGCACCATCGCGACCAACCATCACGTCGTCGCGCAGGCGGACACGCTGACGGTCAAGTTCATCAACGGCGCCGTCTACGACGACGTCGAGCTCCTGGTCGAGGACGCCGGGCAAGATCTGGCGCTGCTCCGGGTCGAGCTCGGAAAGCCCAAGGAAGGGCAGGCGCCCAAGACGGATCCGGTGGAGCTCGGTGACTCCGACGGCGTCGAGGTTGGCGAGCGCGTGCTGTCCATCGGCAACCCGCTGGGGCTCGAGCACACGCTCACCGACGGCCTGGTGTCCCAGCGCCGGACCTACATGGGGCGCCAGTGGATCCAGATGACCGCGCCGGTCTCACCCGGGAACTCCGGCGGACCGCTCTTCAATATGAAGGGCAAGGTGATCGGCGTCACGACGGCCATCGTCGGCCCGATCGTCGGGCAGAACCTGAACCTGGCAGTGCCCATCAACACGTTGAAGGCGCTCGTCCGACCCGAGTACCCGCAGCGCCGGAAATTCGGCAAGAGCGGCAAGTCCTCCACCTGGTGA